The following coding sequences lie in one Pelecanus crispus isolate bPelCri1 chromosome 9, bPelCri1.pri, whole genome shotgun sequence genomic window:
- the RGS3 gene encoding regulator of G-protein signaling 3 isoform X5, which translates to MVDFSEKYLERAKDMKNRLGIFRRRNESPGANPSGKLDKVLKSLKPTPEEALKWGDSLEKLLLHKYGLAAFRAFLRTEFSEENLEFWLACEEFKKIKSQSKMVSKAKKIFAEYIAIQSCKEVNLDSYTREHTKENLQNITRSCFDLAQKRIYGLMEKDSYPRFLRSDLYLDIINQKKASSPL; encoded by the exons ATGGTggacttttctgaaaaatacctggAAAG AGCCAAGGACATGAAGAACCGTCTGGGGATTTTTCGGCGGCGAAACGAGTCCCCAGGGGCCAACCCCTCTGGCAAGCTGGACAAAGTGCTCAAATCACTCAA GCCCACTCCTGAGGAAGCTCTCAAGTGGGGGGACTccctggagaagctgctgctgcacaaat ATGGGCTCGCTGCCTTCAGGGCCTTCCTGCGCACTGAGTTCAGTGAGGAGAACCTGGAGTTCTGGCTGGCCTGCGAGGAGTTCAAGAAGATCAAATCCCAGTCCAAGATGGTCTCCAAGGCCAAGAAGATCTTTGCTGAGTACATTGCGATCCAGTCCTGCAAGGAG GTCAACCTGGACTCCTACACGCGGGAGCATACCAAGGAGAACCTGCAGAACATCACCCGCAGCTGCTTCGACCTCGCACAGAAGAGGATTTATGGTCTCATGGAGAAGGACTCCTACCCCCGCTTCCTCCGTTCTGACTTGTACTTAGACATAATTAACCAGAAGAAAGCCAGCTCCCCACTGTAG
- the RGS3 gene encoding regulator of G-protein signaling 3 isoform X4 produces the protein MPFFRDLSKPQPLEFHAEMLLGVQRPHNGSLQRRHTMKEAKDMKNRLGIFRRRNESPGANPSGKLDKVLKSLKPTPEEALKWGDSLEKLLLHKYGLAAFRAFLRTEFSEENLEFWLACEEFKKIKSQSKMVSKAKKIFAEYIAIQSCKEVNLDSYTREHTKENLQNITRSCFDLAQKRIYGLMEKDSYPRFLRSDLYLDIINQKKASSPL, from the exons ATGCCCTTTTTCCGCGACCTTTCCAAGCCCCAGCCGCTGGAGTTTCACGCGGAGATGCTGCTGGGCGTGCAGAGACCCCACAATGGCAGCCTGCAGCGCCGGCACACCATGAAGGA AGCCAAGGACATGAAGAACCGTCTGGGGATTTTTCGGCGGCGAAACGAGTCCCCAGGGGCCAACCCCTCTGGCAAGCTGGACAAAGTGCTCAAATCACTCAA GCCCACTCCTGAGGAAGCTCTCAAGTGGGGGGACTccctggagaagctgctgctgcacaaat ATGGGCTCGCTGCCTTCAGGGCCTTCCTGCGCACTGAGTTCAGTGAGGAGAACCTGGAGTTCTGGCTGGCCTGCGAGGAGTTCAAGAAGATCAAATCCCAGTCCAAGATGGTCTCCAAGGCCAAGAAGATCTTTGCTGAGTACATTGCGATCCAGTCCTGCAAGGAG GTCAACCTGGACTCCTACACGCGGGAGCATACCAAGGAGAACCTGCAGAACATCACCCGCAGCTGCTTCGACCTCGCACAGAAGAGGATTTATGGTCTCATGGAGAAGGACTCCTACCCCCGCTTCCTCCGTTCTGACTTGTACTTAGACATAATTAACCAGAAGAAAGCCAGCTCCCCACTGTAG